Proteins from a genomic interval of Syngnathus typhle isolate RoL2023-S1 ecotype Sweden linkage group LG15, RoL_Styp_1.0, whole genome shotgun sequence:
- the fryb gene encoding protein furry homolog isoform X1 — translation MAPVNVDPESKPGEFVLKSLFANFTLLSERKIRIIMAEPLEKPLNKSLQRGEDPQFDQLITSMSSLAEYCLPSILRTLFDWYKRQNGLEDESHEYRPRANTKSKNDEQQKDYLLERRDLAIDFIFSLVLIEVLKQIPLHPLLDGLIQEVINLAFKHFKYKEGYLGPNTANMHIVADLYAEVVGVVAQSRFSAVRKKFISELKELRQKEQSSYVLQSTISLIMGLKFFRIKMYPVEDFEASFQFMQECAQYFLEVKDKDVKHSLAGLFVEILVPVAATVKNEVNVPCLRNFVESLYDTTLDLSSRKKHSLALYPLVTCLLCVSQKQLFLSRWHIFLNNCLSNLKNKDPKMARVALESLYRLLWVYMIRIKCESNTATQSRLMSITSTLFPKGSRSVVPRDMPLNIFVKIIQFIAQERLDFAMKEIIFDLLSVGKPTKAFSLNPERMNIGLRAFLVIADALQQKDGEPPMPNTGATLPSGNSLKKKKTYLSKTLTEEEAKLIGMSLYYSQVRRALDSVLRHLDKEVGRCMMLTSAQMLNKEPEDMITGERKPKIDLFRTCVAAVPRILPDGMSKPELIDLLSRLTVHMDDELRLISQNSLQSLLLDFADWREDVLFGYTHFLLREVQETQQGLQDASVKLLLQLLTQWRLALQLQGKMRGGVEASPRMSERSPHCSVLHAVEGLALLLLCSCQISTRKLAVGVLREIRCLFAALGHAEDEDKPMIEVMDQLSPAVLDSFVHAAVSDSSTLPMSHHVDLQFLVEWTARLVSSSYDVKSPSHVWIFAQCLKDPWVLCLHIFLRQEHLPKHCPVALSYAWPYAFTRVQLLLPLIDPNSPVNTKKTSTAGSCDNSMSLWRNYLILCLGVAKPSIMSPGHLRASTPEITATTPDGSVTYDNKVIGTPSVAWLLKQLVPLMRTESLEITESLVLGFGCTNALVFRELMEELHPLMKEALERRPENKKRRERRDLLRLQLLRIFELLANAGVISDSTNGALERDSLVLGALFLEYVDLTRMLLEAENEKEMDVLKDIRAHFSSMVANLIQCVPVQHRRLLFPQQSLRHNLFILFSQWAGPYSVMFTPLDRYSDRNHQITRYQYCALKAMSAVLCCGPVFDNVGLSTDGYLYKWLDNILACQDKRVHRLGCEVVILLLELNPEQSNLFNWAVDRCFTGSYQLASGCFKAIAAVCGNRNYPCDLVTLLNLVLFKASDTSREIYEISMQLMQVLESKLRAYSKRMVDQKPGNILYGTHGPMPPLYSVNLSQLSNQLASMYPELTLPLFSEVSQRFPSTHSNGRQIMLSYLLPWLGNMELVDTGLLPPATSPCTPDEEVSRGPQASLAGVSLFLRGNGWGSLQATSLVLNNLMFMTAKYGDEVPGPEMESAWNALVSNERWSNNLRITLQFLISLCGVSSDTTLLPYIKKVVIYLCRNNTIQTMEELLFELQQTDPVNPVVLHCDNPPFYRFAASNKAPTSQTGTASSSNTVVVGQENLLDTDESKLLRESDERCYRRARTHNRLESRYSNSSGGSYEDEKTDPLPPYAAWLLSVLETNRPQPLPMPVNGGCWAPLVDYLPETVTPRGPLHRCNVAVIFMTEMVVDHSVREDWALHLPLLLHALFLGLDHYRPEVYEHSKRLLLHLLIALSCNNNFQVIASVLMLTRESSDNKTLTVKSGHHSNRRRSSKTLAVRPPSAWDKQPTSVSDVPDFLRECRVSPAADSGLGSASDSSSASLGGVSAAGSVANLPVVTPDDLEDLEDEGHETDEKTNKLIEFLSTRAVGPLWVHEDITPKNPNSKSTEQLSNFLRHVISVFKESKSDFHLEQQLSDVALQTALCSSSRHYAGRSFQVFRALGQPINNHAVSDLVSRLVEVVGEHGDEVQGYVMEVLLTLESVVVNLAECLKNSDLMAALTRTSSPDFALSDKLMNRKSTGQLNFPSPGLAALSSQRHQRSYSVPKKFGECGYQSGEPPRSATLDRIQACTSHGLARAARGPGSCASSTNRIDPSVLSDPAHVSHPSSILATVFWVAVSLMESDFEFEYQMSLRLVHKLLSKVPLDRPENRERLEKLQAQLRWSGFSGIQQLLLKGFTSQATSDLTLQLFCQLTPVSRVPVVDSSQSLGFPLNVLCLLPHLVQHFGHPTQFCKESAERIAQVCLVEKNTKLSHLAHVMTLYKTRSYTRDPFSWVSVVCRYLHEAFSDITLNMVTYMAELLDKGLPPMQQSLLQIIYCLLSHMDLSAVHVKQFNADVTKTIEKFVQTVHWKDALNILKLVVSRSASLVHPVYGQAHGDISNLEVSRVWDGSAKALPGKTLDFTFDISETPVIGRRFDTLQGSGVREGKARAMAVTCSTSSTSSGSNSNTILVPVSWRQPQYSQKRTREKLVNVLSLCGQEVGLTKNPSVIFSSCGDLDMMMEVRESGVSSEEGGTREDTLEDTASEQQFRVFRDFDFLDVELEDGEGETVDNFNWGVRRRSLDSTELGDLLEESQHSGSTPSLGHEDPHDSEESSEEEESSASRSLSHSQLTNPSPSDETNRTDSLSTSYNTSAEPQSLGVAAPGPGVLLHDHLSGLHARSCGGDDNDTQAQDDELSLSTNELAAGSDCGESFTLELTGQARVCTSPLERRPDYCQPPLDFLDPNSLPSLRDNVDDLEDLGFPPPPSPFFSAILAAFQPAVCDEAEEAWRCHVNQLVTDSDGSCAVYTFQVFSSLFRNLQGKFCTLTTDVASYLGEGLRGIGSKFLKSSQMLTSCSDCPTIYIDADTIMSYGLLEKMKFSALELQEYLDTYNTKEDAAVTWLRSCKDTFPRCPGDGVVTCQPGDSEEKQLELCQRLYKLHFQLLLLFQSYCSLICQVHAISSVPELLNMSRELSELHCCLQAAEAAVASDLEREHPAHSLHAHVAAMAVPTFPSSEAAVKAILECLRNHEFTKAVRYIQECRRRWPHSVFGGGAEKEVQTLLNVYFRHQTLGQTGTIALVGSRQDLGLICSKLLELNGEIRDMIRRAQGYRVVTTYLPDSSASGTSL, via the exons TTCAAATACAAGGAAGG GTATCTGGGACCCAACACGGCCAACATGCACATCGTGGCCGACCTCTACGCGGAAGTTGTGGGAGTGGTGGCCCAGTCCAG ATTCTCGGCCGTTAGGAAGAAGTTCATCTCGGAGCTGAAGGAACTGCGACAGAAGGAGCAGAGCTCCTACGTCCTGCAGTCTACTATCAGCCTCATCATGGGCCTCAAGTTCTTCCGCATCAAAATGTACCCCGTGGAGGACTTTGAGGCCTCCTTCCAGTTCATGCAG GAGTGTGCGCAGTATTTCCTGGAGGTGAAGGACAAGGATGTTAAACACTCTCTGGCCGGACTCTTTGTGGAGATTCTCGTGCCCGTCGCTGCT ACGGTGAAGAATGAAGTGAACGTGCCGTGCCTGCGCAACTTTGTGGAGAGCTTGTACGACACCACGCTGGACCTGTCCTCCAGGAAGAAACACTCCCTG GCGCTGTATCCTCTGGTGACGTGTCTGCTGTGCGTGAGTCAGAAGCAGTTGTTCCTCAGCCGCTGGCACATTTTCCTCAACAACTGCCTGTCTAACCTCAag AATAAAGACCCCAAGATGGCCCGCGTGGCCCTGGAGTCGCTCTACCGCCTGTTGTGGGTTTACATGATCCGAATCAAGTGCGAGAGCAACACTGCCACACAAAG CCGCCTTATGTCCATCACCTCCACGCTCTTCCCCAAGGGGAGCCGCAGCGTGGTCCCACGAGACATGCCACTCAATATCTTTGTCAAGATCATCCAGTTTATCGCGCAG GAGAGGCTGGACTTTGCCATGAAGGAGATCATCTTTGATCTTCTGAGTGTGGGGAAGCCCACCAAGGCCTTCAGCCTTAATCCAGAG CGTATGAACATCGGCCTACGAGCCTTCCTGGTCATCGCTGACGCCCTGCAGCAGAAAGACGGCGAGCCTCCCATGCCCAACACGGGGGCCACGCTGCCCTCGGGCAACtctctgaagaagaagaagacctaCCTGAGCAAAACCCTCACAGAGGAGGAGGCCAAGCTCATTGGCATGTCCTTGTACTACTCGCAGGTGCGCAGGGCGCTGGATAGTGTCCTCAGGCACCTGGACAAGGAGGTAGGCCGCTGCATGATGCTCACCAGCGCGCAGATGCTCAACAAAGAACCCGAGGACATGATCAC GGGTGAAAGGAAGCCCAAGATCGACCTGTTCCGGACGTGTGTTGCTGCCGTTCCTCGGATCCTTCCCGACGGAATGTCCAAGCCCGAGCTCATTGACCTCCTTTCACG ACTTACGGTGCACATGGACGACGAGCTACGTCTTATTTCCCAGAATTCCCTTCAGAGCCTCTTGCTGGATTTCGCCGACTGGAGGGAAGACGTGCTCTTCGGCTACACGCATTTCCTGCTGCGCGAGGTGCAAGAGACCCAGCAGGGTCTTCAAGACGCGTCTGTGAAGCTCTTGCTGCAGCTTCTCACTCAGTGGAGGCTGGCGCTGCAACTACAGGGGAAGATGCGAGGCGGGGTGGAG GCGAGCCCCAGAATGTCTGAGCGGAGCCCGCACTGCTCGGTTCTTCACGCCGTGGAAGGTCTGGCTTTGCTGCTACTCTGCTCGTGCCAGATAAGCACCAGGAAGCTAGCGGTGGGCGTGCTCAGAGAGATTCGATGCCTGTTCGCCGCGCTCGGGCACGCCGAG GATGAAGACAAACCCATGATCGAAGTCATGGACCAGCTGAGTCCGGCTGTTCTGGACAGCTTCGTCCACGCGGCCGTCTCCGACTCG TCCACGCTACCCATGAGCCACCACGTGGACCTCCAGTTCCTGGTGGAGTGGACGGCACGACTGGTGAGCAGCTCTTACGACGTGAAGAGCCCCAGCCACGTGTGGATCTTCGCCCAGTGCCTGAAGGACCCCTGGGTGCTGTGCCTGCACATTTTCCTGCGCCAGGAACACCTGCCAAAGCACTGCCCGGTGGCCCTGAGCTATGCCTGGCCCTACGCCTTCACAcgggtgcagctgctgctgcctctCATCGACCCCAA CAGCCCGGTCAACACAAAGAAGACCAGCACGGCCGGCTCCTGCGACAACTCCATGTCTCTGTGGCGGAACTACCTCATCCTGTGCCTTGGGGTGGCTAAGCCCAGCATCATGTCGCCCGGACACCTCCGGGCGTCCACGCCCGAGATCACGGCCACCACACCCGACGGCAGCGTCACCTACGACAATAAG GTGATCGGCACGCCGTCAGTTGCCTGGCTTCTCAAGCAGCTCGTTCCGCTGATGAGAACCGAGAGTCTGGAGATCACTGAGTCTCTGGTGTTGGGCTTTGGCTGCACCAATGCCCTCGTCTTCAG GGAGCTGATGGAAGAACTCCATCCACTCATGAAGGAGGCTCTAGAACGTCGACCTGAG AACAAGAAGCGACGAGAGAGGAGGGATCTTCTTAGGCTGCAGCTGCTGAGAATCTTTGAACTGTTGGCCAACGCCGGTGTCATCAGTGACAG CACCAACGGAGCGCTGGAGCGCGACTCGCTGGTGCTGGGGGCCTTGTTCCTGGAGTATGTGGACCTGACCCGAATGCTCCTGGAGGCGGAGAACGAGAAGGAGATGGACGTGCTCAAAGACATCAGAGCTCACTTTAGCAGCATGGTGGCCAACCTCATCCAGTGCGTGCCTG tTCAGCACCGTCGCCTCCTGTTCCCCCAGCAGTCTCTCCGCCATAACCTCTTCATCCTCTTCAGCCAATGGGCCGGGCCCTACAGCGTCATGTTTACGCCCCTGGACCGCTACAGCGACCGCAACCATCAGATCACTCGCTACCAGTACTGCGCTCTGAAG GCCATGTCGGCCGTCCTGTGCTGCGGTCCCGTGTTCGACAACGTCGGTCTGTCCACCGATGGCTACCTCTACAAATGGCTGGACAACATCTTGGCCTGCCAAGACAAGCGG GTTCACCGTCTGGGCTGTGAGGTGGTGATTCTGCTGCTGGAGCTGAACCCGGAGCAGAGCAACCTGTTCAACTGGGCCGTGGATCGTTGCTTCACCGGATCGTACCAGCTGGCGTCCGGATGCTTCAAGGCCATCGCCGCCGTGTGCGGGAACAG GAACTACCCGTGTGACCTGGTGACGCTGCTCAATCTGGTGCTGTTCAAGGCGTCAGACACCAGCAGGGAAATCTATGAGATCTCCATGCAGCTGATGCAG GTGCTGGAATCCAAACTACGTGCGTACTCCAAGCGCATGGTGGACCAAAAGCCTGGTAACATCTTGTACGGCACACATGGGCCTATGCCGCCTCTCTACAGTGTCAACCTATCGCAGCTCTCCAACCAACTGGCCAGCATGTACCCAGAACTCACACTGCCTCTCTTCTCGG AGGTGAGCCAGCGTTTCCCGAGCACCCACTCCAACGGGCGTCAGATCATGCTGTCTTACCTGCTGCCCTGGCTGGGCAACATGGAGCTGGTGGACACGGGCCTCCTACCGCCGGCCACCAGCCCCTGCACGCCCGACGAGGAGGTCTCTCGTGGGCCCCAAGCCAGTCTGGCGGGCGTGTCGCTCTTCCTCAGGGGCAACGGCTGGGGCAGCCTGCAGGCCACCTCGCTGGTTCTCAACAACCTCATGTTCATGACAGCCAAG TACGGCGATGAGGTGCCCGGGCCGGAGATGGAGAGTGCTTGGAACGCTTTGGTGTCGAATGAACGCTGGAGCAACAACCTGAGGATCACCCTGCAGTTTCTCATCAGCTTGTGTGGAGTCAGCAGTGACACCACACTCTTACCTTAT aTCAAGAAGGTGGTGATCTACCTGTGTCGGAACAACACCATCCAGACCATGGAGGAGCTCCTGTTTGAGCTTCAGCAGACCGACCCTGTTAACCCCGTGGTACTGCACTGCGACAACCCGCCTTTCTACCGATTTGCTGCCAGCAACAAGGCACCCACCTCGCAGACGG GCACTGCCTCCAGCAGCAACACCGTTGTGGTCGGACAGGAGAACCTGCTGGACACAGACGAAAGCAAACTGCTCAGGGAGAGTGACGAGCG ctgTTACAGGAGGGCGAGAACGCACAACAGGCTAGAGTCCCGCTACAGCAACAGCTCAGGAGGTTCCTACGAGGACGAGAAAA CTGACCCTCTCCCGCCATACGCTGCCTGGCTGCTGAGCGTCCTGGAGACGAATCGCCCTCAGCCGCTGCCCATGCCCGTAAATGGTGGCTGCTGGGCACCGCTGGTGGACTATCTGCCCGAGACCGTCACGCCCAGGGGACCCCTGCACAG GTGTAATGTGGCCGTCATTTTCATGACAGAAATGGTGGTGGATCACAGCGTGAGAGAAGACTGGGCTTTGCACCTTCCCCTGCTGCTGCACGCGCTCTTCTTGG GCCTGGACCACTACAGACCGGAAGTCTACGAGCACAGCAAGCGCCTCCTTCTGCACCTCCTCATAGCGCTGTCGTGTAACAACAACTTTCAG GTGATCGCCTCGGTCTTGATGTTAACCAGAGAGAGCAGCGACAACAAGACCCTGACCGTCAAGTCCGGCCACCACAGCAACCGCCGGCGCTCCAGTAAGACCCTTGCTGTCCGTCCTCCGAGCGCTTGGGACAAACAGCCCACGTCGGTTTCAGACGTGCCTGACTTCCTGCGGGAGTGCCGGGTGTCGCCCGCGGCCGATTCGGGCCTGGGCTCGGCGTCCGACTCATCCTCGGCCAGCCTGGGTGGTGTCAGCGCAGCGGGCAGCGTGGCCAACCTTCCCGTTGTCACGCCAGACGACCTGGAAGACCTGGAAGACGAAGGCCACGAAACGGACGAGAAGACCAACAAACTCATCGAGTTCCTCTCCACCAG AGCCGTGGGGCCACTATGGGTGCACGAGGACATCACACCCAAAAACCCAAACTCCAAGAGCACCGAGCAGCTCTCCAACTTCCTGCGCCATGTCATCTCCGTCTTCAAGGAGTCTAAGTCAG ACTTCCACCTGGAGCAGCAGCTGAGCGACGTGGCGCTGCAGACTGCGCTGTGCAGCTCGTCTCGTCACTACGCCGGTCGCTCCTTCCAGGTGTTCCGGGCGCTGGGGCAGCCCATCAACAACCATGCCGTGTCCGACCTGGTGTCTCGCCTCGTAGAGGTGGTGGGTGAGCACGGGGACGAGGTGCAG GGCTACGTGATGGAAGTGCTGCTCACGTTGGAATCGGTGGTGGTCAACCTGGCCGAGTGTCTGAAGAACAGCGACCTAATGGCGGCGCTCACCAG GACGTCGTCTCCCGACTTTGCACTGAGCGACAAGCTGATGAACCGGAAGAGCACGGGACAGCTCAACTTCCCCAGCCCGGGGCTGGCGGCCCTGTCGTCTCAGCGCCACCAACGCTCCTACTCGGTACCTAAAAAGTTTGGCGAGTGCGGCTACCAGTCCGGCGAACCCCCTCGCAGTGCCACTCTGGACCGTATTCAG GCCTGCACCAGTCATGGCCTGGCACGGGCGGCCAGGGGCCCGGGCTCCTGTGCCTCCTCCACCAATCGCATTGATCCCAGCGTCCTGTCAGACCCTGCCCACGTGTCGCACCCGTCTTCCATACTGGCCACTGTCTTCTGGGTGGCAGTCTCTCTCATGGAGTCGGACTTTGAATTTGAGTACCAGATGTCACTGCGCCTGGTGCACAAGCTCCTGTCCAAG GTGCCTTTGGACCGGCCAGAGAACCGTGAGCGTTTGGAGAAGCTTCAGGCTCAGCTGAGGTGGAGTGGCTTCTCGGGCATCCAACAGCTCCTGCTGAAGGGCTTCACCTCCCAGGCCACATCCGACCTCACCCTGCAGCTCTTCTGCCAGCTCACGCCCGTCTCCCGCGTGCCGGTGGTGGACAGCTCGCAGTCTCTGG GTTTCCCGCTCAACGTGCTGTGTCTGTTGCCGCACCTGGTGCAGCACTTTGGGCACCCCACGCAGTTCTGCAAGGAGAGTGCGGAGAGAATTGCACAG GTGTGTTTGGTGGAGAAAAACACCAAGCTGTCCCACCTGGCCCACGTGATGACGCTGTACAAGACGCGTTCGTACACGCGGGACCCCTTCTCCTGGGTCAGCGTAGTGTGCCGCTACCTCCACGAGGCCTTCTCCGACATCACGCTCAACATGGTCACCTACATGGCGGAG CTACTGGATAAAGGCCTTCCCCCCATGCAGCAGTCGCTCCTGCAGATCATCTACTGCTTGCTCAGCCACATGGACCTAAGCGCCGTGCACGTCAAGCAGTTCAATGCCGACGTCACCAAGACCATCGAGAAGTTTGTGCAA ACGGTGCACTGGAAGGACGCCCTGAACATTCTGAAGTTGGTGGTGTCGCGCTCGGCCAGCCTGGTGCACCCGGTGTATGGCCAGGCCCACGGCGACATCTCCAACCTGGAGGTGAGCAGAGTGTGGGACGGCTCGGCCAAGGCGCTGCCTGGGAAAACCCTGGACTTCACCTTCGACATCTCCGAG ACGCCAGTGATTGGGCGGCGCTTCGACACGCTCCAGGGCTCCGGCGTCAGGGAGGGCAAGGCCCGAGCCATGGCCGTCACCTGCAGCACCTCGTCCACCTCTTCGGGGTCAAACTCCAATACCATCCTGGTTCCTGTCAGCTGgagacaacctcagtattctcAG AAGCGGACCAGAGAGAAGCTGGTGAACGTTCTTTCACTGTGTGGACAAGAAGTTGGACTGACCAAAAACCCTTCA GTGATCTTTTCATCCTGCGGCGACCTGGACATGATGATGGAAGTGCGTGAGAGCGGCGTGTCGTCGGAGGAGGGCGGCACCAGGGAGGATACGCTGGAGGACACGGCCAGCGAGCAGCAGTTCAGAGTTTTCAGAGACTTTGACTTCCTGGATGTGGAGCTGGAGGACGGAGAG GGCGAGACGGTGGACAACTTCAACTGGGGTGTGCGGCGCCGATCCCTGGACAGCACCGAGCTAGGCGACCTGCTGGAGGAGAGCCAGCATTCGGGGAGCACGCCTAGCCTGGGACACGAAGATCCCCATGATTCCGAGGAGTCctccgaggaagaggagtcttCCGCCAGCCGGAGCCTGTCGCATTCGCAGCTG ACCAATCCGTCTCCATCGGACGAGACCAACCGCACGGACTCTCTGTCCACGTCATACAATACGTCTGCCGAGCCGCAGTCCTTGGGCGTCGCCGCACCGGGCCCGGGGGTACTGCTGCATGACCACCTCAGTGGCCTCCAT GCGAGATCGTGCGGCGGTGACGACAACGACACTCAGGCTCAGGACGACGAGCTGTCCCTGAGCACCAACGAGCTCGCCGCTGGCTCCGACTGCGGGGAGAGCTTCACCTTGGAGCTGACGGGGCAAGCGCGGGTCTGCACATCTCCTCTGGAGCGTCGGCCTGACTATTGCCAACCGCCGCTGGACTTTCTAGACCCCAACAGTCTGCCCAG TCTACGTGACAACGTGGATGACTTGGAGGACCTGGGcttcccgccgccgccgtccccgTTTTTCTCCGCCATCTTGGCCGCCTTCCAGCCGGCTGTATGCGACGAGGCAGAGGAGGCGTGGCGCTGTCATGTCAACCAGTTGGTGACCGACTCGGACGGCTCCTGCGCCGTCTACACCTTCCAGGTCTTCTCGTCACTCTTCAGG AACCTCCAAGGGAAGTTCTGCACTTTGACCACGGACGTGGCTTCCTACCTTGGCGAGGGCTTGAGGGGAATTGGTTCCAAGTTCCTCAAGTCCTCTCAGATGCTGACCTCCTGCTCGGACTGCCCGACCATATACATTGATGCAGACACC ATCATGTCTTATGGCCTCCTGGAGAAGATGAAGTTCAGCGCGCTGGAGCTTCAGGAGTACCTGGACACCTACAACACAAAAGAAGACGCGGCAGTCACG TGGCTGCGCAGCTGTAAGGACACATTTCCCAGGTGCCCCGGCGACGGTGTGGTCACGTGCCAGCCTGGAGACTCTGAAGAGAAA CAACTGGAGTTGTGCCAGAGGCTGTACAAGCTGCACTTCCAGCTTCTGCTGCTCTTCCAGTCCTACTGCTCGCTCATCTGCCAAGTTCACGCCATCAGTTCCGTGCCCGAG CTGCTCAACATGTCCCGGGAGCTGAGCGAGCTCCACTGCTGCCTTCAGGCGGCGGAGGCAGCGGTGGCCAGCGACCTGGAGCGCGAACACCCGGCCCACTCACTTCACGCCCACGTGGCTGCGATGGCCGTGCCCACTTTCCCATCGTCGGAGGCGGCGGTCAAGGCCATCCTGGAGTGTCTCAGGAACCACGAGTTCACCAAGGCCGTCCGCTACATTCAAGAGTGCAG GCGGCGGTGGCCTCACAGCGTGTTCGGTGGTGGCGCCGAGAAGGAAGTCCAGACTCTGCTCAATGTGTACTTCCGGCACCAGACTTTGGGCCAGACGGGCACCATCGCCCTGGTGGGCTCTCGTCAGGACCTTGGCCTGATCTGCTCCAAGCTGCTGGAGCTCAACGGCGAGATCCGTGACATGATCCGCCGCGCTCAGGGCTACCGCGTGGTCACCACCTACCTCCCCGACTCCAGCGCCTCCGGCACCAGCCTCTGA